A region of Homo sapiens chromosome 17, GRCh38.p14 Primary Assembly DNA encodes the following proteins:
- the RTN4RL1 gene encoding reticulon-4 receptor-like 1 precursor yields the protein MLRKGCCVELLLLLVAAELPLGGGCPRDCVCYPAPMTVSCQAHNFAAIPEGIPVDSERVFLQNNRIGLLQPGHFSPAMVTLWIYSNNITYIHPSTFEGFVHLEELDLGDNRQLRTLAPETFQGLVKLHALYLYKCGLSALPAGVFGGLHSLQYLYLQDNHIEYLQDDIFVDLVNLSHLFLHGNKLWSLGPGTFRGLVNLDRLLLHENQLQWVHHKAFHDLRRLTTLFLFNNSLSELQGECLAPLGALEFLRLNGNPWDCGCRARSLWEWLQRFRGSSSAVPCVSPGLRHGQDLKLLRAEDFRNCTGPASPHQIKSHTLTTTDRAARKEHHSPHGPTRSKGHPHGPRPGHRKPGKNCTNPRNRNQISKAGAGKQAPELPDYAPDYQHKFSFDIMPTARPKRKGKCARRTPIRAPSGVQQASSASSLGASLLAWTLGLAVTLR from the coding sequence GGTGCTGTGTGgagttgctgctgctgttggtaGCTGCGGAGCTGCCCCTGGGTGGTGGCTGCCCACGGGACTGTGTGTGCTACCCGGCGCCCATGACGGTCAGCTGCCAGGCGCACAACTTTGCAGCCATCCCGGAGGGCATCCCCGTGGACAGCGAGCGCGTCTTCCTGCAGAACAACCGCATCGGCCTCCTCCAGCCCGGCCACTTCAGCCCCGCCATGGTCACCCTGTGGATCTACTCGAACAACATCACCTACATCCACCCCAGCACCTTCGAGGGCTTCGTGCACCTGGAGGAGCTGGACCTCGGCGACAACCGGCAGCTGCGGACGCTGGCACCCGAGACCTTCCAGGGCCTGGTGAAGCTTCACGCCCTCTACCTCTACAAGTGTGGGCTCAGCGCCTTGCCGGCCGGCGTCTTTGGCGGCCTGCACAGCCTGCAGTACCTCTACCTGCAGGACAACCACATCGAGTACCTCCAGGACGACATCTTCGTGGACCTGGTCAACCTCAGCCACCTGTTTCTCCACGGCAACAAGCTGTGGAGTCTGGGCCCGGGCACCTTCCGGGGCCTGGTGAACCTGGACCGTCTTTTGCTGCACGAGAACCAGCTGCAGTGGGTCCACCACAAGGCGTTCCACGACCTCCGCAGGCTGACCACCCTCTTCCTCTTCAACAACAGCCTCTCGGAGCTGCAGGGTGAGTGCCTGGCCCCGCTGGGGGCCCTGGAGTTCCTCCGCCTCAACGGCAACCCCTGGGACTGTGGTTGTCGCGCGCGCTCCCTGTGGGAATGGCTGCAGAGGTTCCGGGGCTCCAGCTCCGCTGTCCCCTGTGTGTCCCCTGGGCTGCGGCACGGCCAGGACCTGAAGCTGCTGAGGGCCGAGGACTTCCGGAACTGCACGGGACCAGCGTCCCCGCACCAGATCAAGTCACACACGCTCACCACCACCGACAGGGCCGCCCGCAAGGAACACCACTCACCCCACGGCCCCACCAGGAGCAAGGGCCACCCGCACGGCCCCCGGCCCGGCCACAGGAAGCCGGGGAAGAACTGCACCAACCCCAGGAACCGCAATCAGATCTCTAAGGCGGGCGCCGGGAAACAGGCCCCCGAGCTGCCAGACTATGCCCCAGACTACCAGCACAAGTTCAGTTTTGACATCATGCCTACGGCCCGGCCCAAGAGGAAGGGCAAGTGTGCCCGCAGGACCCCCATCCGTGCCCCCAGCGGGGTGCAGCAGGCCTCCTCGGCCAGTTCCCTGGGGGCCTCCCTCCTGGCCTGGACACTGGGGCTGGCGGTCACTCTCCGCTGA